The genome window ATAAGGCAGCAGCTTGGGCTGGCGTTTCCAGAGTTCCAGCCAGGCGGTCTCAAAGTGGTCCGGATGCATGTACATCACACGGACCCAGCTATACTGCGGCAGGGCGCAGAGCTTCTCCAGCAGTTCCGGCAAGGCTTTGCGTTCGTAGATGTCCAGTCCGTAATTCGCAGTGTCCTGGGCGATCACCACCAGTTCCCACCAGCCTTCTTCGGCATTCGCCACCAAAGCCTCCGCTTCCCGCACCAGTTCTTCGATGGGAACGCTGGCCATGCTTCCGCGGATGGAGGGAATGGCACAGTAGCTGCAATGGTTCGAGCAGCCGTCGCTGATGCGCAGATAGCGGTGAAATCCGCCCTGGATGGCGGTTCTGGGCAGGTCGGAAACTGGCTCCAGGCGCAGCCAGCGTTCCAGCGCCGCGAAGTCCTTCAATCCGATCCAGGCGTCCACTTCGGGAAAGAGGCTTTGGAAATCCTCCAGCCCGCGGTTCATCAAACAGCCTGTCACCAGCAGCCGGTCGAACTGCCCCTCCTGTTTCAGAGAGGCCAGGTCGCTCAGCACCAGGTCCAGTTCCCGCAGCGAATCCACCAGGAAAGAGCAGGTGTTCACCAGCACCAGATCAGCCTCTTCGGGATAATCGGCAGCTTCGTAACCCGCCCTTTCCAGGATGGCGGCGAAAACCTCACTATCCACCAGGTTTTTTGCACAGCCCAGGCTTTCGATGAAGTATTTGCTCACGTAAGGGGATGGATGAAAAGTCCCGAACGCAGTTTGGGCTCGAACCAGGTGGATTTGGGAGGCATGATCATGCCCGCGTCGGCGATGCTCAGAAGTTCGTCCATGGAGGTGGGATACATGGCGAAAGCCACCACTTCCCTGCCGCTGTCCACGCGGCGGACCAGTTCATCGAGGCCGCGGATGCCGCCCACAAAGTCGATCCGGGTGTCCCGGCGGGGATCGCCGATGCCCAAAATGGGATGCAGCAAATTGTCCTGCAAAATGGAAACGTCCAGCGAGGCCACCGGATTGGCGGCGTCCCAGGTGCCAGCTTTGGGAACCAGGCGATACCAGCAGCGGTCCAGATACATACCGATTTCGTGGGTCTTGCCGGGGTGGAAATTGCCCGCTTCCTTTATGGGGGTGATTTCGAATTTTTCTTCCACCAGCTTCAGGAACTCCTCTTTGGAATGGCCGTTCAGGTCTTTCACCACGCGGTTGTAATCAAATATCTTAAGCTGGTTGTCTGGGAAGATCACGGTCATGAAGAAATTGAACTCTTCTTCTCCGGTGTAGTCCGGATATTTTTCCCGGCGCAGAAGGCCCACCTTGGCCGCGCTGGCGGTGCGGTGATGCCCGTCAGCCACATAGAGGCAATCCATTTTGGCAAAAGCGTCTTGGATGGCGGCGATGTCGGCAGGCTCATCCACCAGCCAGAGCGAATGGCCGATGCCGTCGTCGGAAACGAAGTCGTAAACAGGGTCTTTGGCCTGTTTAACTTTCTCCACCACAGTGTCGATGGCATCCTGGTGACGGTAGGTGAAAAAGACCGGTGAAGGGTGGGCATCGCAGGTGTCAACGTGGCGGATGCGGTCCGCTTCTTTGTCGGCGCGGGTAAATTCGTGCTTCTTGATCTTGCCGTCCATGTATTCATCAACCGAGGCGAGGCCCACCAGGCCGTTCTGCTCGCGGCCGTCCATGGTTTGGCGGTAAATGTAGAAATAAGGCTTGGGATCCTGCATCATGTAGCCCTGGCGGCTGTAGTTGTCTAGGTTCTCCTTCGCTTTGGCGTAAACCGCGGGATCGTAAAGATCGGTGCCGACCGGCAGGTCAACCTCCGGCTTCTCCACGTGGATATAGCTGAGCGGGTGCTTCTTAACCTCGATCCGGGCTTCGTCCGAATCCATCACATCATAGGGCAGCGAAGCTATGTCCGCCGCGTATTTGGGTACCGGACGCAGGGCCCGGAAGGGTTTGAATACTGCCATGAGGCACTCCTATCTTATTTTATATTAATGATAATAGTGGGAAAGGACCTTGATCATATCCAGATGGTCGTTCACGCCAGCGGTTTCGCGGATCGAGTGCATGGCCCAGAGCGGGTTGCCGACGTCCACGGTGCTGATCCCCAGTTTCGCCGCGAGCATCGAGCCCACGGTGCTGCCGCAGAGCAAGTC of Candidatus Cloacimonadota bacterium contains these proteins:
- a CDS encoding DUF1015 domain-containing protein; translated protein: MAVFKPFRALRPVPKYAADIASLPYDVMDSDEARIEVKKHPLSYIHVEKPEVDLPVGTDLYDPAVYAKAKENLDNYSRQGYMMQDPKPYFYIYRQTMDGREQNGLVGLASVDEYMDGKIKKHEFTRADKEADRIRHVDTCDAHPSPVFFTYRHQDAIDTVVEKVKQAKDPVYDFVSDDGIGHSLWLVDEPADIAAIQDAFAKMDCLYVADGHHRTASAAKVGLLRREKYPDYTGEEEFNFFMTVIFPDNQLKIFDYNRVVKDLNGHSKEEFLKLVEEKFEITPIKEAGNFHPGKTHEIGMYLDRCWYRLVPKAGTWDAANPVASLDVSILQDNLLHPILGIGDPRRDTRIDFVGGIRGLDELVRRVDSGREVVAFAMYPTSMDELLSIADAGMIMPPKSTWFEPKLRSGLFIHPLT
- the rimO gene encoding 30S ribosomal protein S12 methylthiotransferase RimO, with amino-acid sequence MSKYFIESLGCAKNLVDSEVFAAILERAGYEAADYPEEADLVLVNTCSFLVDSLRELDLVLSDLASLKQEGQFDRLLVTGCLMNRGLEDFQSLFPEVDAWIGLKDFAALERWLRLEPVSDLPRTAIQGGFHRYLRISDGCSNHCSYCAIPSIRGSMASVPIEELVREAEALVANAEEGWWELVVIAQDTANYGLDIYERKALPELLEKLCALPQYSWVRVMYMHPDHFETAWLELWKRQPKLLPYFEIPVQHSEDRILKAMNRKKGRRELEGLFGTILQELPQAVLRTTVMSGFPGETRAEALALKKFVAGIPFLHLGVFSYSREAGTPAFSLEGQVPPRTAERRMNALLALQANRREELLERYVGQSVEMLVEEAEGENEGDAWIGRAWFQAPEVDGVTYIEGSGLQPGQIIRAEVTNTVDPDLFAAVYPKENEQ